ttaaagtggcgacttctCACTTTACTCATTTCGGTGAGAGTTCGTCCAGGCGATCacaaaaacccttgcgacaaaaataattgtaaaatattatcataattttgaaatgATCTTAAATTTTGCAATTGTTCATATATATAATATGAATAAGAAAATCCAACAACACacatatttaaaatcaattaaataaatttttactaaaaattttattctcgatatcattttttacatatactaataataatataaattaaacaactaaaaaagagaagaaaaactccaaataaacaatttgtataatatgtaatatttttttaaaccatttaataagaaagaaattttgaaaaaaaaaattaaaaaaccaaAGTTTTGATATTATTTTGTAAATCTCTTCAAATATAATAcgcctttattatttttaatttataattattttcaaaattttaaaattttttatctaaaatataaatatgttcaatttatttaatttatcacataattataaaaaatattaaagaatttaattacaTTTAAATTATAGTGTAAAAATTAGAATTACATTAAAATTCCATTAAAAGTGTAAAATAgtttgaaataaatattttgcatcagtaacatttaatttttttttttcaaatcatttaaTTGGTGAACATATCGATAAATCTATTCATACAAAgcgcatttttattatttttattatttttaaattttataaattttatttttaaaaaaataattttaacatttcaacCACAGTATTAAACGGGTATTAAATTATTAGAGTCAATGGTCGATTTATTtattaatagaattaaattttaaaattaaattattattaaaaatatgtataaaaaattaatatataaattttaatatatctcaaagatttaattataattgtcctaaaataaataaaaataatataataaatagatTTGGATAGACACAGGTGGCAAAGAATGGGCTAATTAGCAGgtgatatatacatatatgtaggtATCTATCTTAGCTCCTCCTTCTACCCAAGAGCTGGTGAACAGGTCTAGTTTAATCTCAATATAAATAGGCATTACAATTTTGTCTTAAAAAAAGtgttacaaatttaataaaattttatgatttaattaattataattaatttatgttagatTATTAGTGtggtgcaaaaaaaaaaaacttttaagtgtgtaggtttttttttttagtaggTAGTAAAATATGAATCTGTTAAGCGAAAGGTGTAAGTTGAATAGTACTTGATATCACACTcttttaaattcaaataaaaatatctccatttacataattaaatattcatattGTAATGTAATCAAAATTTTCCTGCTTTTTCAAAAAATCATTTGCCAAAACACAGCAACTCCAATTGCGATAtcaaaaatctaaattttaaatttttggcaTGAAGTCTGAGGGAGACTTGACTTACAATACAAAAAAGAAGAGAGTGAGACAGAACTTAAGTCACCGAGACAGATAATATTTCAAGTTCAGCCCACCAAAGCGGAGAAAATCTTGGAGTTGCTTGATCAAGTGAGATAGCAATCACTTCCCTAAACTTTGAACTGATATCCTTCATTGTTGGTCTTTGCCTTGGATATAGTTGTATGCACTCTTGGATAATCTCGTATATGAGGTCAAGCTCATTGTTTTTGAAAGACTTGAGGGTTGGGTCAATCGGGTAACTGATACTACGTTTTTCATTCAAATATTCAGCAGCCTGCAAGTTTATAGTTAAATTATATGTTTGTCAGCCAGCCATGCATGCAGCTAGAACACAAATGTTATTTAGCTACAAAGCAATTCCCAGAGATATGAGAGTATAGGATTTCAAAAAAGATTTACCAATTTTTCGAGGGACCCTTGTTCTTCCGAGTATTGGAGCTTtccagaaatgatttctagtaataGAATCCCAAAACAATAGACATTTGTCTCTACATCAGCCAAAGGTGGCAATGTAGAATGCGCTGACTCATTGTCACCTGAGCTCTTTGACTTGGAGGAATCTTGTGGCAAGAAAGAGATCTCAGTTATCTGAGAGGGACCATAGATACAGTGAGAAGGTACATAACAAAATATAATGAAGCCAACCCATGAAATCACCTTAGCTGCATAGTCATTAGTTAGAAAGATATTATGTGAATTCAAGTTAGAATGTGCCACTAGTGGATTTAAATCATGATGCATGTATTGTAAGCAATAAGCAATGCCCGTGATAATCCTCATCCTTGCACTCCAGTCAAGATGTTCCATTTCCTTAACTAAAGATACAGAATAAATGTTTCAGCCTCTAAATTACCAAAGGAGAGATCTATCGAAATTTGGATCCTTAAATTAATATACAGAGAGTATTACCATGCAGATACTCAAAGAAGGTTCCATTAGGAGCGTATTAAAATACCATCATCCTATTGAAAGGTTCATCCTCCTCACAGTAGCCAATGAGATTAACAAAGTTCTTATGGTTAAATCCgagataacatgtaatttttttttcaaatcatttaattggtggacatattgataaatctattcatacaaagtgcatttttattatttttaaattttataaattttatttttaagaaaataattttaacatttcaacCACAGTATTAAACGGGTACTAAATTATTAGAGTCAATGGTTAATTTATttgttaatagaattaaattttaaaattaaattattattaaaaatatatataaaaaattaatatataaattttactatatctcaaagatttaattatacattgtcctaaaataaataaaaatattataatgaatAGATTTGGAGAGACACAGGTAGCAAAGAATGGGCTAATTAGcagatgatatatatatatatatatatatatatatatatatatatatatatatatatatatatatatatatatatatatatatatatatagagagagagagagagagagagagagagagagagagagacacacacacacacgtagGTATCTATCTTAACTCCTCCTTCCACCCAGGAGCTGGTGAGCAAGTCTAGTTTATAGTTAAATTATATGCTTGTCAGCCAGCCATGCATGTAGCAAGAACACTTATTTAGCCATAAAGCAATTCCCAGAGATGTGAGAGCATAGGATTTTACAAaagatttaccaatttttcaaggGAAACTTGTTCTTTCGAGTATTGGAGCTTTTCAGAAATGCTTCTCAAGCTTTTCTTAAAGTATTAAAGTGTGCCTTTGGGGCAACTTCCTAGTATATTAGAATCAATTGCCACACACTCTCCTCTGAGTATAATGCAATgtaattaattgaaaataaagttatatattgtattattttatttagaaaaataaaagtgtaatataattattaatacaatctcgtatttatatatatatatatatatatatatatatatatatatatatatatatatatattgataaaatgcaattaaattaataataaaattttaatatataatattattttattaaatattattttaatttgaaattattaatatttttattattagtgATGGTGGCAACAACAATAATGATCAAATAGTGGTGGTGGTAATAGAGTATGAGTGATGATAGTAGTAATGATGGTAGCCAAGTGGTGATGACAACGATCAAGTAGTAGTGGTAGTGGTGTCAATAGTGGTGATGGCCATGTGGTAATAATAATAGAGGGGATGACAACGGTGAtccagtgatgatgatgaagacggCCAAGGGTGAACCTTGGATGATAATATTGCGGATCAACTACTTGCTATTTGTACAATAATTATACTATGATGCAATTTAAAAGTTATTAAagtgcatatttattttcaaaattcatAAGGGTGTCtaactataaaataattttaaagaaataaacactAATAATACAAATAGAATGATATACCTCTTCAACAGTGCTCTCGACACTTTTTTTGTTTAAATCTTGGAATTCATCAATAATGAAATCCGAATTAAGAAGTTCAACAATTTCTCTTTCAATATTtataactaaattatttttagatgTTAATCAATTTCTAAACTACCTATTTTGGACCTTTTTCAATGGGCCATTGACCTAGAAAAAGATTATTGGATCGGTGGACCACGAGAGACCTTGTTTGGATCAAACCCGTGGGTTAAGTTCCCAAAATATATATTACGCTTACCTAAGCACATTCTTGGATTATCCTTTCTAATTTCATCCAATTTatcatgctttgagtagaaaactaAGCAAGTATCATATTTAGTGAGAGCTGAATGCATTCATTTTTGAAAACTTCAATTAAGCACCCACTTTCTAGTTTTGTTAGTGGTTCTGCAATGCCTTGGGGcacagtctctctctctctctctatatgcgTACTCTTTTTTCTCCTAAAACACTTTTGGCACATAACCCAGAAAATTCCCATATTGAACGGTAACATTTTGGATTTTAAAGCTTTTATGTATGCTTGAATTGTCGAgtggaaaatatgaaaaattggcCATTGTTATTTTTAGGGGCTTTTTGTGAGTTAGAGTTGTTATTCATTGGTCTTCATATTCATAACCATTTTTGGCAATAcctaaattaataattactcaAATGATAAATTCGCCAATTGAAGCAACTGCAAGCAACAAGAAATGATCAAACTCAAATCAATAAAATCAAAAGCTTAAAGCAAGTTGTTGGCTTGTAGCTATTCAACAGCAAAAGAAGCAAGTTGCATGGAGTTGCATATTACCTCAGAGGAGGGTTCAGTTGATAGAGACAGTGAAGGAAGTGGAAGATATCTGGGTTCCACGTTGAACTCAACATAGTTTATTTTACTGACACATTTTCCAACATAAGAAACATAAAACACCAGGTGGTGTGGTGCATGAGTGACTCATCAACATGGTCAAAGCCAAACCTAAATCCATCAGACTCATGTCCCTCTCCGGGAGAGGCTCTCCCTATTTGCAAAGCATCACTCGTCCCTTGACACTCACCACTGACTCATTGCTACACGTAAGCCAAGCACAAGCTTACCTTTTCTTATATATAAAAACATATCACTCTATTCATCTCTCTCTATCTCCCACCTGGTCCTAGCTAGCTAGCTATCCCTCTTCTTTCTCCATCTCTTTACTTAAACGAAAGGGGAAAGATATGAAAACTAAAGTTGAAGAGAGGTTCTCTGAGTTTTTTGAGAAGTGAATGTGTCAACTCGATGAGTATCTACAACACCTACAAAGGGCGTCTGAGGATTATCGAGCTAAAACTGGGTGTGAGCGTGAGCAAGAGCTACAAGCTTCAGTGTCCAAAGTCACACAACATTACAAAGACTACTACAATATAAAATAGGCCTTAGCGCATGAAGATTGTGCTTGCTTTCTTTTTTCCAATTTGGATTTCCCCTTTCAAAGAATGCGTATTCTTGGGTTACTGGGTGGAAACCTTCAGCAGTATTTAAATTGGTTAACTCAATAAGGACAAATGGTGTTCCCAGTTCGAGTCTAGTTGAATTGACACAAGAACATATGAGAAAGGTTgaggttttgagggtgaaaataaGGTTAGAAGAGGAGAAGGTGGAGAGGGAAATGGAGAGGCAACAAGTGGCTGTAGTAGACATGAAGATGGCAGAGCTGGTAAGGTTGGTGGTTCGAGTGAAGAATGGGGAGCAAGTGAGGCAGGTGGAGGGACTGGTGGAGGTGGCACTGAAAGGAGTAATGGCAGGACAAGAGAAGGTGATGAAAGCAGCAAACTGTGCAAGGCTTAGGACTTTGAAGGGAGTTTTGGATGTTTTGAGCCCACTACAATGTGTGGAGTTCTTGGCTAGGATTAGCATGCTTCAAATTCAGTTAAGATAATGGGGAAAGAAAAGGGCTTGCACCATTAATTAGAAACTTCTAGTTGTAGAGTTTTAGGGGTTTTGATTTTCACTTTTAGACTTCTTTTCTTTTGCCTTGATTtagttttatcttaattaatatgCATGTACTATTCAGtggctttaatttaattttttttatacttattataaaaactcataatttaatttcttttatataatgttttattgattttatattatataatattatcattatattacaaatattatatttaattttttaaattaaaatattaattttaatgtcattttaattaattatacaaataaaaatattaattttaatgtcattttaattaattatataaataaaaatatttatcaatttaaaattattttttattcgaacatatttttttaaaaaatatgtgttataatattaatataataaaaaaataataaatttttaaaatataaataggtgaaaatatttaaaaattaaaataaattaataataaatataaattagcccatgaatttaattcattgaaattttattattttattttttttagaaaagtttgatttgcatacattttattttaaaatcatattaacttgcataataaaattgtatacctaaattaatgtgaaagagaattacttataaaattagaaaataaaataatttttaaaataaatttttattagtttagtgcattattattacaaaattttcattttgattatattaatattttgaaattttatattctcatattatttaatacaaaaaatttaaaatctatttaatatatttacagattatattatatatgttataaatacattattaaCATATAAAGTTAATCATGTATATTctaattaaatttgaattatatatatagagagagagaggtctacttctaaattaaaaattataacaaaatttctgtaaaataatttttaaaaaataaaatttaaaagaaaaaaataaatttatattattaatatttataataataatttattagttCAAAAAGTTTGTCCCTCATTCATACCTGTATATATATTATAGTGCATAGTCTATTATTATAAATGCATAgtatttattacttatttatattttaattatattaaaattatattatatttctaaaaacatcataaaaaatatttttataaaattgacttcagctttaattatttctttatttagtATTTAGTATAATTGGGTATAATATTATTCTTGATtcaattattaatagaaaattagaattatattaacataataaaataaatttaacccAATACGGTttggtttatataatatatttgttTATTTCAATTCTCATCAATTCTTCTTTTCATTCAAAAGAATAAGGATTATGAACACTACTATTTTTAAcactaaaagaaacaaaaatagaaaaaatattaatattgtaataatataaatttaaatctaattaattaattaatatattattaatattatcttttatttgttattaatgcaaaagataatattttatataggtGGTATAATGCTAGCTctacaataataatttttaagaaatcatacttgtaataatataaatatgcatattaataaattaattaggtttaaatttaattatctttatttttttttgttagtattgatcttcaattaaaattaaataaaatttcttttaagtccttcatttaacaaattttaaaattattaataatcttctaatgatttatattatttttgttttcctttttataaattatagtcattaaatatttaattttaattaatattaataattttataaatattaatatattgttttattcAAATACAAATATACTTGTTATAAATATTAGTTTCttactttaattaattacttcttataatattttatgtttaattgaagttaattatcagtattattaagaattttaaatttatatgatttctaaaattaataattttaaatttgtacaaacattaaaattaacttaaataataaaaatataattataattaatttgagaAATAAATGGTATTTTTGGCAAAACTAATATTCTCCCTTcccacatttatatataatatagactatgtaaaaatataaataaacttatttttttagatgaaaacaaaaatttaaatcttAAACTTTAATTGAAAAATCAGTTATCTCTATATTTTTATCTGAATCCACTAAATTCTTCACCCGTACAAATTGCACAATTTCAAAATTATGTaaacaaaattttctaaaaatttttcaaatgaaACAGATGGAAACTATTTTTATTatggtaaaataa
The sequence above is a segment of the Hevea brasiliensis isolate MT/VB/25A 57/8 chromosome 11, ASM3005281v1, whole genome shotgun sequence genome. Coding sequences within it:
- the LOC110652535 gene encoding protein DOG1-like 4; its protein translation is MSIYNTYKGRLRIIELKLGVSNAYSWVTGWKPSAVFKLVNSIRTNGVPSSSLVELTQEHMRKVEVLRVKIRLEEEKVEREMERQQVAVVDMKMAELVRLVVRVKNGEQVRQVEGLVEVALKGVMAGQEKVMKAANCARLRTLKGVLDVLSPLQCVEFLARISMLQIQLR